Proteins encoded within one genomic window of Oryza glaberrima chromosome 12, OglaRS2, whole genome shotgun sequence:
- the LOC127756797 gene encoding WAT1-related protein At5g64700-like, with protein sequence MAKASMKPYFVAIVVQLIYTGMFVISKAAFNHGMNIYIFVFYRQAVGSLILLPAALLQRRSARPAMTLGVLIKLFFCALIGITLGVNLYHVSLKFTSATVASAVDSSLPAITFFLAVLLRTEYVKLRSSSGIAKVTSVALCLAGVFTIAFFTGPSISPINHHRAFASDTSSKTVVPRGVWIKWTFLMVVANMCWSLWIIFQATVQKEYPDKMVVTVTQCLFSTVQSFVVAVVAERDFSRWKLRFDISLLAILYSGVMVTGVSYYLQTWCLEMRGPMFFASWTPLCFVFTIFCSSFFLGEIVHLGSILGGILLVASLYTMLWGKSKEGNETDDVTDDDIEKSTHIYPREQQHTTTDQAKESMLTSSAALHVQEL encoded by the exons ATGGCGAAAGCAAGTATGAAGCCTTATTttgtcgccatcgtcgtccaaCTGATCTACACTGGCATGTTTGTGATATCCAAGGCTGCTTTCAACCACGGGATGAACATCTACATCTTCGTCTTCTATCGCCAGGCAGTTGGCTCCCTCATCTTGCTCCCTGCAGCTCTTCTACAAAG GAGAAGTGCACGACCTGCCATGACACTTGGGGTGCTCATAAAGCTCTTCTTCTGTGCCTTAATCGG GATTACGCTTGGGGTAAATCTGTACCATGTAAGTCTCAAGTTCACCTCTGCAACGGTGGCATCTGCAGTAGACAGCTCCCTCCCAGCCATCACCTTCTTCTTGGCGGTGCTTTTGAG GACGGAGTATGTGAAGCTGAGGAGCTCTTCAGGCATAGCCAAGGTCACAAGTGTAGCACTCTGCCTAGCTGGAGTCTTCACGATCGCCTTCTTCACCGGCCCATCCATAAGCCCTATCAACCATCACCGTGCCTTCGCCTCTGACACAAGCTCGAAAACAGTAGTTCCGAGGGGTGTGTGGATCAAATGGACATTCCTTATGGTGGTCGCCAACATGTGCTGGTCTTTGTGGATCATTTTTCAG GCTACGGTGCAAAAGGAATATCCAGATAAAATGGTTGTGACTGTGACTCAGTGCCTGTTCAGCACGGTGCAGTCGTTTGTCGTCGCGGTGGTCGCAGAGCGCGACTTCTCCAGATGGAAGCTAAGATTCGACATTAGCTTGCTCGCCATCCTATACTCG GGTGTTATGGTGACGGGAGTGTCCTACTACCTGCAAACGTGGTGCCTAGAGATGAGAGGCCCCATGTTCTTCGCCTCCTGGACGCCACTCTGCTTCGTGTTCACAATATTTTGCTCATCCTTCTTTCTTGGAGAGATTGTTCACCTCGGCAg CATCTTGGGTGGAATTTTGCTGGTCGCAAGTCTTTACACCATGCTGTGGGGTAAGAGCAAAGAGGGTAATGAGACTGATGATGTCACTGATGACGATATTGAGAAATCTACACATATCTACCCCAGAGAGCAACAACATACTACAACAGATCAGGCCAAAGAATCGATGTTGACAAGCTCGGCAGCTTTGCACGTCCAAGAactataa